The Acidobacteriota bacterium genome has a segment encoding these proteins:
- a CDS encoding nuclear transport factor 2 family protein, with protein MTADLERLNQMWERAWLDKDVALVEKLMADEYVYIAANGQMLDRQAILKIIRSPSYHLDNGTRTEVIIKPVGEDAAVVVHRSQAEGGFEGKSFKDDHRCTMLCVRRGGEWRVILEQCSPNNP; from the coding sequence ATGACTGCTGATTTGGAACGTCTCAATCAGATGTGGGAGCGAGCTTGGCTAGACAAGGATGTAGCGCTGGTCGAAAAACTGATGGCAGATGAGTATGTGTATATCGCCGCCAACGGCCAAATGCTGGATCGCCAGGCCATCCTCAAGATCATTCGGTCGCCAAGCTATCACCTAGACAACGGCACACGCACCGAAGTGATAATCAAACCTGTCGGGGAGGATGCCGCCGTGGTTGTGCATCGCTCGCAGGCGGAAGGCGGGTTCGAGGGGAAGTCCTTCAAAGATGACCATAGATGCACAATGCTATGTGTCCGGCGTGGCGGTGAGTGGCGAGTGATATTAGAGCAATGTTCGCCAAACAATCCATGA
- a CDS encoding multifunctional oxoglutarate decarboxylase/oxoglutarate dehydrogenase thiamine pyrophosphate-binding subunit/dihydrolipoyllysine-residue succinyltransferase subunit gives MATIKQMTEAQLDQLIADEFGVNADYVSELLRQYERNPAEVDQEWSAYFRELLVGNDTTGAATGKTPGSSEPARASDNAGRSTEPAQPRGGLHTTYDWASSPAQTAPSSQTPPASGSASTQAVSIKAEAQAAAPQPSAPRPAVAQSEQVERLPLRGPALRLAENMEASLPVPTATSQRQIAIKLLDDNRRLITKHLATSGRKVSYTHVVVRAILKALESFPQLNDSFEEVDGKAFRVRHRQVNFGVAVDVARKDGTRTLLVPNIKEADTLTFSQLLDAYDDVIRRARAGKLQVSDFQGTTISLTNPGTIGTTASNPRLMSGQGVIVATGAIAYPPEYQAMSPEGLSRIGIGKAMTISSTYDHRIVQGAESGGFLALIDELLRGQHEFYDDIFADLGIRYRPYRWAMDVNPAILGEERHIDVVRKQARVFELINAYRVRGHLIADLDPLGCKTVQYHPELDIETYGLTIWDLDRQFIIGGVGEAETAALREIVDRLHEYYCGKVGIEYRNIQTPEEKEWIRARVETARPPVPVEVKKQILWKLISAELFEKFLGTKYLGQKRFSIEGNETVIAVLDQLIESAAVRRIDDITIGMAHRGRLNVIANVIGKMCERIFTSFEGSIHPNFPHDQGDVKYHQGASGVRETASGREVALAVVPNPSHLEFVNPVVEGIVRARQDIDGERSSTLAVLLHGDAAFAGEGIVAETLNLSQLLGYKTGGTIHIVTNNQLGFTTPPEEGRSSTYSTDIAKMIQAPVFHVNSDDVEGAYNVLQIALDYRQKYQKDVVIDVIGFRRLGHNEGDEPTYTQPVMYQRIREHPGVRALYAKKLIAEGVMTEDLIATLMDERTRRYENAQLGAKAIVEKQDTQIALPAHEPEPETVEVIATGVDQQTLRTIAHAITTVPRGFNLNPKIVGLLARRAKMVEGATPVDWGMAEALAFGSVLIEGTRVRLTGQDTVRGTFSHRHAAFTDTQTGEEWAPLAQLSEKGAKYEIYDSPLSEAGALGFEYGYSIAAPSALVLWEAQFGDFINAAQVIVDQFIAPGEEKWNQRTRLGLLLPHGYEGQGPEHSSARIERFLQLCAEGNMQVVNPSTAAQYFHVLRRQGLQKVIKPLVVITPKSLLRHPEAASAIEQFTSGGFLPVIGDDSAVSAKVTRVLLCSGKVHYDLVAERKKRDDSSSAIVRVEQFYPFPRNLLVEQLNRFPNGSDVRWVQEEPENMGGWSFMEPRLLKLVGPERNLLYVGRPPSASPATGSHTIHQMEQQQLVKNAFGSA, from the coding sequence ATGGCCACAATCAAACAAATGACCGAGGCGCAGCTCGATCAATTAATCGCCGACGAGTTCGGCGTCAACGCTGATTACGTCAGCGAGCTTCTGCGCCAGTATGAGCGCAACCCGGCCGAGGTTGACCAGGAATGGAGCGCATACTTTCGCGAGTTGCTCGTTGGCAACGACACAACTGGAGCCGCGACCGGCAAAACGCCGGGCTCGAGCGAACCAGCGAGGGCTTCGGACAATGCAGGGCGATCGACCGAGCCGGCACAACCGCGGGGCGGGCTGCATACGACTTACGATTGGGCGTCGAGCCCCGCCCAAACCGCGCCTTCATCGCAAACACCGCCGGCGAGCGGTTCTGCTTCGACTCAAGCTGTCTCCATCAAAGCTGAGGCGCAGGCGGCAGCCCCTCAGCCGAGCGCTCCCCGTCCCGCGGTTGCTCAATCGGAACAGGTCGAGCGTTTACCCCTCCGAGGTCCCGCGCTTCGGCTAGCCGAGAACATGGAAGCGAGTCTACCGGTCCCGACCGCTACTTCGCAGCGGCAAATCGCAATCAAGCTGTTGGATGACAATCGCCGGCTCATCACTAAACACCTCGCCACCTCGGGCCGCAAGGTCTCGTACACCCACGTGGTCGTGCGTGCGATTCTGAAAGCGCTCGAGAGTTTCCCCCAGCTCAACGATTCATTTGAGGAGGTGGATGGAAAAGCGTTTCGCGTGCGTCACCGGCAAGTGAACTTTGGCGTGGCGGTCGACGTCGCTCGAAAGGATGGAACTCGCACGCTGCTTGTTCCGAACATCAAGGAAGCTGACACGCTGACTTTTTCACAACTGCTCGATGCTTACGACGATGTCATCCGCCGCGCGCGCGCCGGCAAGCTTCAGGTCTCAGACTTTCAAGGAACGACCATTAGTTTGACCAATCCGGGCACGATCGGCACGACGGCGTCGAATCCGCGATTGATGTCCGGGCAAGGGGTGATCGTCGCAACCGGCGCGATCGCTTATCCGCCCGAGTACCAGGCGATGTCGCCCGAAGGTCTCTCGCGCATTGGCATCGGCAAGGCGATGACCATAAGCAGCACCTACGATCATCGCATCGTCCAGGGCGCCGAGTCGGGCGGATTCCTGGCGCTGATCGACGAGTTGCTTCGCGGTCAACACGAATTTTATGACGATATCTTCGCCGACCTCGGCATCCGCTATCGGCCGTATCGATGGGCGATGGACGTCAACCCGGCGATACTGGGTGAAGAGCGCCACATCGATGTTGTCCGCAAGCAGGCGCGCGTCTTCGAGCTGATCAACGCATATCGAGTTCGCGGACACTTGATCGCGGACCTCGACCCGCTTGGCTGCAAAACTGTCCAGTATCACCCCGAGCTCGACATCGAGACCTACGGTCTGACGATCTGGGACCTCGACCGCCAGTTCATCATCGGCGGCGTCGGGGAAGCGGAGACGGCGGCGCTGCGGGAGATCGTCGACCGTCTGCACGAGTACTACTGCGGGAAGGTCGGCATCGAGTATCGCAACATCCAGACTCCCGAGGAGAAGGAGTGGATTCGCGCGCGGGTTGAAACGGCACGGCCGCCAGTTCCCGTTGAAGTGAAGAAGCAGATTTTGTGGAAGCTCATCTCAGCCGAGTTGTTTGAAAAATTCCTCGGGACGAAGTATCTCGGACAAAAGCGATTCTCAATCGAGGGCAACGAAACTGTCATCGCCGTGCTCGATCAATTGATCGAGAGCGCCGCCGTGCGCCGCATCGACGACATAACGATCGGCATGGCCCACCGCGGCAGGTTGAACGTGATCGCGAATGTAATCGGCAAAATGTGCGAGCGGATCTTTACAAGCTTTGAAGGATCGATTCATCCAAACTTTCCACACGACCAGGGCGACGTTAAGTATCATCAGGGCGCGAGCGGCGTGCGTGAGACTGCAAGCGGCCGCGAGGTCGCGCTCGCGGTAGTACCGAACCCCAGCCACCTCGAATTCGTCAATCCGGTCGTCGAGGGAATTGTTCGCGCGCGGCAAGACATCGACGGCGAGCGCTCGAGCACGCTGGCGGTTCTGCTTCACGGCGACGCGGCGTTTGCGGGCGAAGGCATCGTGGCTGAGACGCTCAACCTGTCGCAGTTGCTCGGCTACAAAACCGGCGGGACGATTCACATCGTCACAAACAACCAGCTCGGCTTCACCACGCCGCCCGAAGAAGGACGTTCGTCGACTTACAGCACCGACATCGCGAAGATGATCCAGGCGCCGGTCTTTCACGTGAACAGCGACGATGTCGAAGGCGCCTACAACGTGCTTCAGATCGCGCTCGACTATCGGCAGAAGTATCAGAAGGACGTGGTGATCGACGTGATCGGGTTTCGGCGGCTGGGTCACAACGAAGGCGACGAGCCGACTTACACTCAGCCGGTGATGTATCAGCGAATCCGCGAGCACCCCGGCGTTCGGGCGCTGTACGCAAAGAAGCTGATCGCTGAGGGCGTGATGACCGAAGACTTAATCGCAACGCTTATGGATGAGCGAACCCGGCGCTACGAGAACGCACAGCTTGGAGCGAAAGCGATCGTCGAGAAACAAGACACTCAAATCGCGCTGCCCGCTCACGAGCCCGAACCTGAAACCGTTGAAGTGATCGCGACCGGCGTCGATCAACAGACGCTTCGCACGATCGCGCATGCAATCACTACGGTGCCTCGCGGGTTCAATCTGAATCCCAAGATCGTCGGCTTGCTTGCACGGCGAGCCAAGATGGTTGAAGGCGCGACGCCGGTCGATTGGGGCATGGCAGAAGCGCTCGCGTTCGGCTCGGTGCTGATCGAAGGCACGCGGGTGCGGCTCACAGGTCAGGATACCGTTCGTGGTACGTTCAGCCATCGTCACGCGGCGTTCACGGACACGCAGACGGGCGAGGAATGGGCGCCGCTCGCTCAGCTATCGGAGAAGGGCGCGAAGTACGAGATCTACGACAGCCCTTTGTCTGAAGCGGGGGCGCTCGGCTTCGAGTACGGCTACAGCATCGCGGCGCCCTCCGCGCTGGTGCTGTGGGAGGCGCAATTCGGCGACTTCATCAACGCGGCTCAAGTGATCGTGGACCAGTTCATCGCACCCGGGGAAGAGAAGTGGAACCAGCGGACTCGCCTCGGGCTGTTGTTGCCGCACGGCTACGAAGGCCAGGGTCCGGAGCATTCAAGCGCGAGGATCGAGCGCTTCCTTCAGCTTTGCGCGGAAGGGAATATGCAGGTTGTGAACCCGTCGACTGCCGCACAGTACTTTCACGTGCTGAGGCGGCAGGGACTACAGAAGGTAATCAAGCCGCTGGTGGTGATAACACCGAAGAGCCTGCTGAGGCATCCCGAAGCTGCGTCCGCAATTGAGCAGTTCACTAGCGGCGGATTCCTGCCGGTGATCGGCGATGACTCGGCCGTCTCAGCTAAGGTGACTCGAGTTTTGCTGTGCAGCGGCAAGGTCCACTACGACTTGGTCGCCGAGCGAAAGAAGCGTGATGACTCGAGCAGCGCTATCGTGCGTGTGGAACAATTCTATCCCTTTCCGAGGAACCTTCTGGTTGAGCAACTCAATCGCTTCCCAAACGGGAGTGACGTTCGATGGGTCCAGGAAGAGCCTGAGAACATGGGCGGATGGTCATTCATGGAGCCGCGCCTTCTGAAACTTGTCGGGCCTGAGCGAAATCTGCTCTATGTCGGCCGGCCGCCGAGCGCTAGCCCCGCTACTGGCTCGCATACTATTCATCAGATGGAGCAGCAGCAGTTGGTGAAGAACGCTTTCGGCTCGGCGTAA
- a CDS encoding S41 family peptidase — translation MKKLTLTILLLTLLSLAAAAQTQAPGQSVSATAPVAASTDLRQETFDVVWTTVKEKHFDPDFGGVNWDKVREQYAPKVAAVKSNQELYLILQAMLGELHQSHFSIIPPEAIVDDDSKEPKGGGIGLDIRLVDGQVIINRVEAGSKASVAGLRPGFIIKKIDDMTIDQIRQRFAKSTESPAITRTRITRVALARINGKPETTVRLTYLDEADQAREVTVEREKLKGEMSPRFGNFPPQYAEFESKRLAGGIGYIRFNVFVTPLMDRIRGAIRSMPDAPGIVIDLRGNPGGFGGMAPGIAGQLEAKQTSLGVMKGRASRLAFIAFPQKDAYLGPVVILVDGGSASTSEIFAAGLQENGRATIVGERTMGAALPSIFGKLPTGALFQYAIADFKTPNGVLIEGVGVKPDIEVKLTRRALLEGRDPQLDAAVSIIDQKNSKQRRVSAGR, via the coding sequence TTGAAGAAGTTAACGCTGACAATCCTCCTGCTCACCTTGCTGTCGCTCGCCGCGGCGGCTCAAACGCAAGCGCCCGGGCAGTCGGTCTCCGCTACCGCGCCAGTCGCCGCGTCTACCGATCTTCGGCAAGAGACCTTTGATGTGGTGTGGACAACGGTCAAAGAAAAGCATTTCGATCCCGACTTCGGCGGCGTCAACTGGGACAAGGTGCGCGAGCAATATGCCCCCAAAGTCGCCGCAGTCAAGAGCAATCAGGAGCTATACCTCATCCTTCAAGCGATGCTCGGTGAGCTTCATCAATCGCACTTCAGCATCATCCCACCCGAGGCGATCGTCGACGACGACTCGAAAGAACCCAAGGGCGGCGGCATCGGGCTCGACATTCGTCTGGTCGACGGACAAGTGATCATCAACAGGGTTGAGGCAGGCTCTAAGGCTTCCGTGGCCGGCTTGCGGCCCGGCTTTATCATCAAGAAGATTGACGACATGACGATCGATCAAATCCGCCAGCGCTTCGCGAAGAGCACCGAGTCGCCGGCCATCACCCGCACTCGAATAACCCGCGTTGCGCTTGCCCGCATCAACGGCAAACCGGAGACGACCGTTCGGCTCACCTACCTCGACGAAGCCGACCAAGCTCGCGAAGTAACGGTCGAACGCGAGAAGCTCAAGGGAGAGATGTCACCTCGCTTCGGGAACTTCCCGCCTCAATATGCCGAGTTCGAATCGAAGCGGCTTGCGGGAGGAATTGGCTACATCAGGTTCAACGTCTTCGTCACGCCGCTGATGGACAGAATTCGCGGAGCGATTCGCTCGATGCCCGACGCGCCCGGGATAGTCATCGACCTGCGCGGCAACCCGGGCGGTTTTGGCGGTATGGCTCCGGGCATCGCCGGACAGCTCGAAGCAAAGCAGACCTCGCTCGGCGTCATGAAGGGCCGCGCGAGTCGGCTGGCCTTCATCGCCTTTCCGCAGAAAGACGCGTACCTCGGCCCGGTCGTCATACTGGTTGACGGAGGCAGCGCTTCGACCAGCGAAATCTTTGCGGCCGGGCTTCAGGAGAACGGGCGGGCCACGATAGTCGGGGAACGAACGATGGGAGCAGCGCTGCCGTCGATCTTTGGCAAGCTCCCAACCGGCGCGCTGTTTCAGTACGCCATTGCGGATTTCAAAACTCCAAACGGCGTGTTGATCGAAGGAGTCGGCGTGAAACCCGACATCGAAGTCAAACTCACTCGCCGCGCTTTGCTCGAGGGTCGCGATCCTCAGCTTGACGCTGCGGTAAGCATCATCGATCAGAAGAACTCGAAACAACGGCGGGTGTCGGCTGGCAGGTGA
- a CDS encoding M20/M25/M40 family metallo-hydrolase, with product MKRIVVAACLLAALFPPVTFSIPRPQASATRAREYRKAHEAEIIAELTDLLSIPNVASDTVNIRRNAARLIEMMSRRGIEARLLEGKGSPAIFGELKTPGATRTVGIYAHYDGQPVEPSKWSSDPFKPTLRDKPLEAGGRNIPFPRADEKFDPEWRIYARSASDDKAPIIAMLTALDALKASNANPTSNLKFLLDGEEEAGSPHLGDIVNRNAQLLGADVWICADGPVHQSRRQQLYFGVRGIVKVDITVYGANRALHSGHYGNWSPNPGMRLAKLLASMKDDNGRVLVEGFYDGAVPLGAEEKKALKEMPGTDADLMREYGLAATDGGGRSLGELINEPSLNIDGLRSEDVGRQSRTIIPAEATATVDLRLVKGIEPRRQVDRLIAHIKKQGYFVVGEEPNAETRLKHPLIARVASEEGYPAVRTPMNLPIVKQIINAVERAIGRQPVMLPTMGGSGPLWAIDVTTKAPQVGVPIVNHDNNQHSSNENLRIQNLWDGIEIFAALLTM from the coding sequence ATGAAGCGAATCGTGGTCGCCGCTTGCTTGCTTGCCGCGCTGTTCCCGCCCGTCACATTTTCAATCCCTCGCCCTCAAGCCTCGGCTACCCGCGCTCGAGAATACCGGAAAGCACACGAAGCGGAAATCATCGCCGAGCTTACGGACCTGCTCTCAATCCCGAATGTCGCGTCGGACACGGTGAACATCCGGCGCAACGCCGCGAGATTGATCGAGATGATGAGCCGCCGGGGAATCGAGGCGCGATTGCTCGAAGGCAAGGGCTCACCCGCCATTTTTGGCGAGTTGAAGACGCCTGGCGCGACTCGGACGGTAGGCATCTATGCGCACTACGATGGGCAGCCGGTTGAACCGTCGAAGTGGTCAAGCGATCCATTCAAACCCACGCTGCGTGATAAGCCGCTCGAAGCGGGCGGTCGAAACATACCCTTTCCACGAGCCGACGAGAAGTTTGATCCCGAGTGGCGCATCTACGCGCGGTCTGCTTCTGACGACAAGGCGCCCATCATCGCGATGCTTACGGCGCTCGATGCTCTGAAAGCCTCAAACGCGAACCCCACCTCGAATCTCAAATTCCTTTTGGACGGCGAAGAAGAAGCGGGTTCGCCTCATCTGGGCGATATCGTTAACCGCAACGCTCAACTGCTCGGCGCGGACGTGTGGATCTGCGCGGACGGGCCCGTGCACCAGTCGCGGCGGCAGCAACTCTATTTCGGCGTGCGCGGGATAGTCAAAGTAGACATCACGGTCTATGGCGCGAATCGCGCCCTGCACAGCGGGCACTACGGCAACTGGTCGCCGAATCCCGGTATGCGGCTGGCGAAACTGCTCGCGAGCATGAAAGACGACAACGGCCGGGTGTTGGTGGAAGGCTTCTACGACGGGGCTGTGCCTCTTGGCGCGGAGGAAAAGAAGGCGTTGAAAGAGATGCCCGGTACCGACGCCGACTTGATGCGAGAGTACGGGTTGGCGGCCACCGACGGCGGGGGGCGGTCGCTCGGCGAACTGATCAACGAGCCGTCGCTCAACATCGACGGCCTGCGCAGCGAAGACGTCGGCCGGCAGTCGCGTACAATCATACCGGCCGAAGCGACAGCCACCGTCGATCTCCGGCTGGTCAAAGGAATCGAGCCCCGGCGGCAGGTGGATCGGCTGATCGCGCACATCAAGAAGCAGGGCTACTTCGTCGTGGGTGAAGAGCCGAATGCGGAAACTCGATTGAAGCATCCGCTGATCGCGCGTGTCGCGAGTGAAGAAGGTTATCCGGCGGTGCGCACGCCGATGAATCTTCCAATAGTGAAGCAGATAATCAACGCGGTCGAGAGGGCCATCGGGCGGCAGCCGGTGATGCTGCCGACGATGGGCGGCAGCGGTCCGTTGTGGGCGATCGATGTCACAACGAAAGCTCCTCAAGTGGGAGTGCCGATCGTTAATCACGACAACAATCAGCACAGCTCGAATGAGAATCTGCGAATTCAGAATCTGTGGGATGGCATAGAGATCTTCGCGGCGTTGCTGACGATGTAG
- a CDS encoding HD domain-containing phosphohydrolase, with the protein MTNGRTNRNSYGYQVAVSAAGFAAWLIAVATICKSYGWREQLTFLALVPVIITAGLFVQHFRLPVGLKFTQDRIVFTLTDAIVLLVACWFGPSPAVALAGIEGFTSSRRTVRRLSSDLFSSGMMSLAAAAASFTLGATLHYGFGEEAGTGLNRTLLAAAVAMLVGSVVQIAMNVALLSTLFVLRQDNRAADVFKGFLWAVPMFLPTSAVAALMYYALQHDLKIIAVIGGPLFIALYFGQRLYQDSIQKRIEVMEKAHRETIEALAVAINAKDEVTHEHVVRVQIYAAGVARIMGCSPAEIAALKAGALLHDIGKIAVPDYIINKPGKLNAAEFEKMKIHTIAGAQILSRVEFPYPVVPVVRHHHERWDGKGYPDGLSGEGIPLTARILTVVDCFDAVREDRQYRKGMSREEAIDLIMRGRGTQYDPRVVGIFIAHLPEFEAEIRAHRGSPLPTFGIEPIEQLSEAARRVPPAAGFAEQDCPPGEKVRDEMNALCELAQAVIGARYRDEMVAAFTEKLKAVVPYCMCAITLVEPETGNNVVVHAAGSHSMFLEGRKIASGEGVTGWVLANRAPFCNTDPKLDLPPSLGEQIAGYLTLAVFPIMKNATMYGAVSVYSSALTEYTQSHQRLMLEAAVLLATALAAITETGTWDNSRLRAPRGNAASQTPLVVPGSSLGLADTVLEYELTH; encoded by the coding sequence ATGACGAACGGACGAACAAATCGGAATAGTTACGGGTATCAAGTGGCAGTCAGCGCGGCAGGGTTCGCCGCGTGGCTTATTGCCGTTGCGACGATTTGCAAGAGCTATGGGTGGCGAGAGCAACTCACTTTTCTGGCACTGGTGCCGGTGATAATCACTGCCGGTCTGTTCGTTCAACACTTCCGATTGCCCGTAGGTCTCAAGTTCACACAAGACAGGATTGTGTTCACTCTAACAGATGCAATCGTCCTTCTGGTGGCGTGCTGGTTTGGGCCCTCTCCGGCAGTGGCTCTTGCTGGTATTGAGGGATTCACTTCATCGCGTCGCACTGTGCGCCGTCTTTCCAGCGACCTTTTCTCATCCGGCATGATGTCGCTCGCTGCCGCCGCCGCTTCTTTCACTCTCGGCGCCACGCTGCACTACGGCTTTGGCGAGGAGGCAGGGACGGGGCTCAATCGCACTCTACTCGCGGCGGCCGTCGCAATGCTGGTAGGGAGCGTGGTGCAGATTGCGATGAACGTGGCGTTGTTGTCCACTTTGTTCGTGTTGCGCCAAGATAATCGCGCAGCCGATGTATTCAAAGGGTTTCTTTGGGCCGTTCCCATGTTTCTCCCCACAAGTGCCGTCGCCGCTTTGATGTACTATGCACTTCAACATGACTTGAAAATCATCGCCGTAATAGGCGGGCCTCTCTTCATAGCTTTGTATTTCGGCCAGCGACTGTATCAAGACAGCATACAAAAGCGAATAGAGGTGATGGAGAAAGCGCATCGCGAAACAATTGAAGCCCTGGCGGTCGCGATCAATGCTAAAGACGAAGTAACTCACGAGCACGTCGTTCGCGTGCAGATCTACGCCGCAGGTGTCGCGCGCATTATGGGATGCTCGCCCGCCGAGATCGCCGCGCTCAAGGCAGGCGCGCTTCTGCACGACATAGGCAAGATCGCCGTGCCAGACTATATTATAAATAAACCCGGCAAGCTCAACGCCGCCGAGTTCGAGAAGATGAAGATCCATACAATCGCCGGGGCGCAGATCCTCAGCCGTGTCGAGTTTCCCTACCCGGTCGTGCCTGTCGTGAGGCATCATCACGAGCGCTGGGATGGCAAAGGTTATCCTGACGGTCTGAGCGGCGAAGGTATACCTTTGACTGCGCGGATATTGACTGTTGTGGACTGCTTCGATGCCGTGCGGGAGGACCGCCAGTACCGCAAAGGCATGTCTCGCGAAGAAGCTATTGACCTGATCATGCGCGGACGCGGCACGCAATACGATCCGCGCGTGGTAGGTATTTTCATCGCTCACTTGCCGGAGTTCGAAGCGGAGATTCGGGCGCATCGCGGCTCGCCGCTGCCAACGTTCGGGATCGAACCAATTGAGCAGCTTTCCGAAGCCGCGCGCCGAGTCCCTCCCGCAGCAGGCTTTGCAGAGCAAGACTGCCCTCCAGGCGAAAAAGTTCGCGATGAAATGAATGCGTTATGCGAGCTCGCGCAGGCAGTGATAGGCGCCCGCTATCGCGATGAAATGGTGGCGGCGTTCACAGAGAAGCTCAAGGCGGTTGTACCCTATTGTATGTGTGCTATCACGCTGGTTGAGCCGGAGACCGGCAACAACGTAGTCGTACACGCGGCCGGCTCACACTCGATGTTCCTAGAAGGACGCAAGATCGCGTCCGGCGAAGGCGTGACAGGCTGGGTGCTTGCTAATCGCGCACCGTTCTGCAACACTGATCCGAAACTCGACCTCCCACCGTCACTCGGCGAGCAGATCGCAGGCTATCTTACGCTTGCAGTCTTCCCGATCATGAAGAACGCCACGATGTACGGAGCTGTGTCGGTCTATTCGTCCGCGCTGACTGAGTACACACAATCTCACCAGAGACTGATGCTAGAGGCTGCGGTGCTGTTGGCGACGGCGCTCGCAGCCATCACTGAAACCGGCACGTGGGACAACAGTAGACTGCGGGCTCCTCGTGGCAACGCTGCTTCGCAGACGCCGCTGGTAGTTCCAGGCTCGTCACTGGGGCTCGCGGACACCGTACTGGAATACGAACTCACACACTGA
- a CDS encoding GNAT family N-acetyltransferase produces the protein MLSAADRQEFAAMAFEPLSESASLLTIHALSAEHQAEVLAFLGERPVHTVFMAGFIRDNGLVSDFNRGTFYGCRDRNGRLEGVALMGHATLVEASEGALAAFAQLAQYCPSTYMILGEREKVERFWSYYARSGQTPRRACRELLFEQRQPLEVPEPVGGLRLATSDDLEIVLPVYAQMVIAESGVDPLEADAAGFQQRWLRRIEQGRVWVWIEDGRLIFNADIMCDTPDCVYLEGIYVDPDERGKDYGLRCLSQLSRNLLQRAKSICLLVNEQNKQAQAFYHKAGFTLCGYYDTIFLHLKN, from the coding sequence ATGTTGTCAGCGGCTGATAGACAAGAATTCGCAGCAATGGCGTTTGAGCCGCTTTCGGAAAGCGCCAGCTTATTGACAATCCACGCGCTCAGCGCTGAGCACCAGGCTGAAGTTCTTGCTTTTCTTGGCGAGCGCCCGGTCCACACCGTTTTCATGGCTGGTTTCATCCGCGACAACGGCCTGGTGAGCGATTTCAATCGCGGCACGTTTTACGGTTGCCGGGATAGGAATGGCCGGTTGGAAGGAGTCGCCCTGATGGGCCATGCCACGCTCGTGGAAGCGAGCGAAGGCGCCTTGGCGGCTTTTGCTCAGCTCGCCCAATACTGTCCCTCCACCTACATGATTTTGGGTGAGCGCGAAAAGGTCGAGCGCTTTTGGAGTTACTATGCGCGGAGCGGGCAAACGCCGCGTCGAGCTTGCCGCGAGCTCTTATTCGAACAGCGGCAGCCCTTGGAAGTGCCCGAGCCGGTGGGAGGCCTGCGCCTCGCCACGTCAGATGATTTAGAGATCGTATTGCCTGTGTATGCCCAAATGGTTATTGCCGAAAGCGGAGTCGACCCGCTCGAGGCCGATGCCGCAGGCTTTCAACAGCGATGGCTGCGCCGTATCGAGCAGGGCCGTGTCTGGGTATGGATAGAAGACGGGCGGTTGATCTTCAACGCCGACATCATGTGCGACACGCCCGATTGCGTTTATCTCGAAGGAATCTACGTCGACCCTGACGAGCGCGGCAAAGACTATGGGTTACGCTGTCTTTCTCAGTTGAGCCGCAACCTCCTACAACGCGCGAAGTCAATATGCCTCCTCGTGAACGAGCAGAATAAGCAAGCGCAAGCCTTCTATCACAAGGCTGGTTTCACGCTTTGCGGTTATTACGACACAATCTTTTTGCACCTGAAGAACTAA